Proteins encoded in a region of the Paenibacillus sp. W2I17 genome:
- a CDS encoding sensor histidine kinase, with protein sequence MAKLIHKATQFSLQTKVFLTFLALLLFVLGCFIVYVNVIVVRPLKLKTEQDTLVTATKVREQVDLYVEQQNQMSQRILSSKNIFAAMDKSSSAHSNYERLKQIRIIKDIMFQAIGPSMNIKDMSIYDRQGVLLTSYLGSGNPPAILNTMMESSQVGRDWTESGFVLLRQDDTISFVRTINDQNGKVYGYLSIQMEQAYIQNLTEGITAGDVYILNEQGEQMTGSEVGVTFTNWTKPSSEEGLDVDKNDNYITHSTSPSTGWITYIITPKKSVLGSIHSVQTMSILLITALMLVSFVYIFLSTRNLLLPIRKLRGQIWRMNYSNMNLKVDETPKNNDLLLLNEAFQDLMERLQQSIDREKSALHEEVKARNSALQAQIAPHFIHNVLYLISIAAQEGKTKVVSDMCKHLSDSLRYIVSSPYAHVTLAEELQHTRHYLSLVQQKYEEDLEWDIHADELANEIRLPRLVIQPFVENCIEHAFANTAPPWRIQITVKQYNGLWALEIKDNGEGFPPDKIQEILANIQASGSGMNQTADGGTALGNMGIINSVNRLKLMYNNRLFINIFNNHAEEQHGATIQIIGSLTKDFY encoded by the coding sequence ATGGCAAAGCTCATACATAAAGCAACTCAATTCAGTTTGCAGACAAAGGTGTTTTTGACATTTCTGGCTCTGCTTTTGTTCGTGCTGGGCTGTTTTATCGTGTATGTAAATGTGATCGTTGTCCGCCCGCTCAAACTGAAAACAGAGCAGGATACGCTCGTTACAGCTACGAAGGTAAGAGAGCAGGTTGATCTCTACGTAGAACAACAGAACCAGATGTCGCAGCGAATATTATCCAGCAAAAATATATTTGCAGCCATGGACAAGAGCTCCTCAGCTCATAGTAACTATGAAAGACTGAAGCAAATCAGGATCATCAAAGACATCATGTTTCAGGCGATCGGGCCCAGCATGAATATCAAGGACATGTCCATCTATGACAGGCAAGGTGTTCTTCTTACGTCATATCTGGGTTCAGGCAATCCTCCCGCAATCTTGAACACCATGATGGAGAGTAGTCAGGTAGGACGAGATTGGACGGAAAGTGGTTTTGTTCTGCTGCGTCAAGACGATACGATCTCCTTTGTACGCACGATCAATGATCAGAACGGCAAGGTGTACGGTTATCTTAGCATCCAGATGGAACAGGCCTATATACAGAACCTAACTGAGGGCATTACCGCTGGCGATGTCTATATTCTGAATGAACAAGGGGAGCAAATGACGGGCTCGGAAGTGGGTGTGACATTTACCAATTGGACAAAGCCTTCATCAGAGGAGGGACTGGATGTGGACAAAAACGACAATTATATCACACATTCCACTTCACCCAGTACAGGCTGGATCACGTATATCATAACGCCCAAAAAATCTGTTCTGGGTTCGATCCATTCGGTTCAGACGATGTCCATTCTGCTGATTACAGCACTGATGCTGGTTTCGTTTGTGTATATCTTCCTGTCGACACGTAACCTGCTGCTGCCTATCCGCAAGCTACGCGGTCAGATCTGGCGCATGAACTACAGCAATATGAATCTGAAAGTGGATGAAACGCCGAAGAATAACGATCTCTTATTGCTAAATGAAGCCTTTCAGGATCTGATGGAGAGGCTGCAGCAATCCATTGACCGGGAAAAATCGGCGCTTCATGAAGAAGTAAAGGCGCGTAATTCTGCGCTGCAAGCCCAGATTGCACCTCATTTTATTCATAATGTTCTATACCTGATCAGTATTGCCGCCCAAGAGGGGAAGACCAAAGTTGTATCGGATATGTGCAAACATCTTTCGGACAGTCTGCGTTATATTGTCTCTTCACCATACGCGCATGTGACTTTGGCTGAGGAGCTTCAACATACAAGACATTATCTGTCTCTTGTACAACAAAAGTACGAAGAGGATCTGGAGTGGGATATCCATGCAGACGAGCTGGCGAACGAAATCCGGTTGCCGCGGTTGGTTATTCAGCCGTTTGTGGAAAACTGCATTGAACATGCCTTTGCCAACACCGCGCCGCCTTGGCGTATCCAGATTACGGTGAAGCAATATAACGGATTATGGGCTTTGGAGATCAAAGATAACGGAGAGGGTTTTCCACCGGATAAGATCCAGGAGATTTTAGCCAATATTCAGGCCTCGGGTTCTGGAATGAACCAGACTGCCGATGGTGGAACAGCCCTTGGTAACATGGGAATTATCAACAGTGTCAATCGACTCAAACTAATGTATAACAACCGGCTCTTTATTAATATATTTAACAATCATGCGGAAGAGCAACATGGAGCAACAATTCAGATCATCGGCTCACTGACGAAGGATTTTTACTAG
- a CDS encoding ABC transporter substrate-binding protein, whose amino-acid sequence MKTIKRKKAFSIILASLLSVSLTACGSGGTDSGTAAGGDSKSGKVTLELAISKSSQDSAFIQQDILDAFEKQTNIRVNLQLIPAEQTTTVLQTKLAVDETPDIIQYNLASAVTDLNLERNFEILDNEPWASRIVNKDVLSSGGHLYSFHVSQDTGMQGVVYNKQIFEELGLSIPTNYEEFLAICEKIKASGITPVFMPYKDAWAANIWPAAAFADFVAKNEPTFFDELNSNKKKWSDIPEFKTFLEQQYEIYTKGYTNTDVLSDSYDMAVGKFLNKEVAMMFMGDWLIEGVAEQDPNMELGVFPIPSSDNASLGASPLGGQLFIPKKSKHLDEAKQFLDYIASKDVAQQIVDSKGYVSNFSDVTTPELPAYKQDIVDNYITPKKTVLTTDAYMLVDRSELYRLLQDQFAGGLSPEEVLKSWDEKFSQLMQDKGVEGF is encoded by the coding sequence TTGAAAACAATAAAAAGAAAAAAGGCGTTTTCTATTATTCTGGCCAGTTTATTATCGGTCTCGTTAACCGCTTGTGGATCAGGAGGTACGGATTCCGGCACAGCTGCTGGCGGGGACAGCAAGAGTGGCAAAGTCACATTGGAGCTGGCAATCTCTAAAAGTTCTCAGGACTCTGCTTTCATCCAACAGGACATTCTTGATGCATTCGAAAAACAAACGAACATTCGTGTCAATTTGCAGCTGATTCCAGCGGAACAAACAACAACTGTACTGCAAACCAAACTGGCTGTAGATGAAACGCCTGACATTATTCAGTACAATCTGGCGAGCGCAGTCACAGACCTGAACCTTGAACGTAACTTCGAAATTCTGGATAACGAGCCTTGGGCGAGCAGAATTGTGAACAAAGACGTCCTCTCTTCTGGTGGTCATCTCTACAGCTTCCATGTCAGCCAAGATACGGGGATGCAAGGAGTAGTTTATAACAAACAAATCTTTGAAGAACTCGGGTTGTCGATTCCAACTAACTACGAAGAATTCCTGGCGATCTGTGAAAAAATCAAAGCAAGTGGCATTACACCTGTATTCATGCCTTACAAAGATGCCTGGGCTGCCAACATCTGGCCTGCTGCAGCTTTTGCCGATTTTGTAGCCAAAAATGAACCGACTTTTTTTGATGAGTTGAACAGCAATAAGAAAAAATGGTCTGATATCCCGGAATTCAAAACATTCCTGGAACAACAATATGAAATTTACACCAAAGGTTACACCAACACGGATGTGCTTAGCGACAGCTATGACATGGCCGTAGGTAAATTCCTGAACAAGGAAGTTGCCATGATGTTTATGGGCGATTGGTTAATCGAAGGCGTGGCCGAGCAAGATCCAAATATGGAACTGGGCGTATTCCCGATTCCATCGTCGGATAATGCCAGTCTGGGTGCAAGTCCACTGGGCGGACAACTGTTCATTCCGAAGAAATCCAAACATCTGGATGAAGCCAAACAGTTCCTGGACTATATCGCTTCCAAGGATGTCGCACAACAGATCGTCGACTCCAAAGGATACGTATCCAATTTCAGTGACGTTACTACACCGGAACTGCCAGCTTACAAACAGGATATTGTAGACAATTATATTACGCCGAAGAAAACCGTGCTGACAACGGATGCATACATGCTGGTTGATCGCAGCGAACTGTACCGATTATTGCAGGATCAATTTGCAGGCGGATTGTCACCGGAAGAAGTACTGAAATCCTGGGATGAGAAGTTCAGTCAGCTGATGCAGGATAAAGGTGTAGAAGGTTTCTAA
- a CDS encoding carbohydrate ABC transporter permease translates to MKRTKNLYSYYMIFPALIIYSIFFVVPALAAFYYSFTDWRLDRLELKFIGWDNFEKIFSDKTLILALKNTAIFAIVTVVGKNVIGLLLAVGLNMRLRTKNLLRAIFYSPSILSILVISILFTPMLRTEGTINNLLESVGLHSLSQAWLTNPSIVIWTIAIVSIWQSAGFQMAIYLAGLQSISQEYYEAAKIDGASSWRSFFKITLPLLLPAININLMLTLIGGLKVFSEVYVMTGGGPGNASQVVGTIILRSFGEGNWGLGTAVNTLLFVVVTIIAIPLLIFMRRKEVTE, encoded by the coding sequence ATGAAAAGGACTAAAAATCTGTACTCGTATTACATGATATTTCCCGCACTGATTATCTACTCCATCTTTTTCGTTGTGCCTGCTCTCGCCGCTTTCTATTATTCATTCACGGATTGGCGGCTGGATCGGCTGGAGCTGAAGTTCATCGGGTGGGATAATTTCGAGAAAATTTTCTCGGACAAAACGCTTATTCTGGCGCTGAAAAACACGGCAATATTTGCAATCGTCACCGTCGTTGGCAAAAATGTCATCGGTCTATTGCTGGCCGTAGGACTTAACATGCGACTAAGAACAAAGAACCTGCTGCGCGCGATCTTCTACTCCCCTTCCATACTCAGCATTCTTGTGATCAGCATTCTGTTCACTCCCATGTTGCGTACCGAAGGTACAATCAACAATTTGTTGGAATCTGTAGGATTACATTCGTTAAGCCAAGCTTGGCTTACTAACCCATCGATTGTGATCTGGACGATTGCCATCGTCTCGATCTGGCAGAGTGCCGGGTTCCAGATGGCCATCTATCTGGCGGGCCTGCAGTCCATTTCTCAAGAGTATTACGAGGCAGCCAAGATTGATGGCGCAAGTTCGTGGAGAAGTTTTTTCAAAATCACACTACCACTCTTGCTGCCCGCGATTAACATTAACCTGATGCTGACATTGATCGGTGGACTCAAAGTATTCTCCGAAGTATATGTCATGACCGGTGGTGGCCCGGGTAACGCTTCCCAGGTCGTAGGTACGATCATTCTGCGATCTTTCGGCGAAGGCAACTGGGGACTTGGTACCGCGGTCAACACACTTCTCTTCGTGGTCGTTACCATTATTGCTATACCGCTATTGATCTTCATGCGGCGTAAGGAGGTTACGGAATAA
- a CDS encoding carbohydrate ABC transporter permease, protein MGYTRKLAIRNYIVEGFLILASLIVLLPLVILIFGSFKTSAEVLSFSLSFPETWQFSNYVRVFQEGGLSRAFFNSILITGVSSIINIVASSAAAFILARRETKLSGTIYMYFFMGLIAPMSIITTIRVVQGLGFYGSITSVILIYAALNTAFSVFLYSGFIKTIPRALDEVAFLEGASVFGVFFRIVTPLILPVNATVAIMVFMSVWNDITIPVYFLTDSSTWTMPLSIYNFYGKYSRDWNLIFANLVLTSLPVFILYLFGQKYIVSGLTAGAVKG, encoded by the coding sequence ATGGGCTATACACGCAAACTCGCCATCCGCAACTATATCGTGGAAGGTTTCCTGATCCTGGCCTCTCTTATCGTTCTGTTGCCGCTTGTCATTCTGATCTTTGGTTCATTCAAAACCAGCGCCGAAGTGCTTAGCTTCTCCCTGAGCTTCCCGGAAACATGGCAGTTCTCGAACTATGTTCGTGTCTTCCAGGAAGGCGGTCTGTCGCGAGCGTTCTTCAACAGCATTTTGATTACTGGTGTATCTTCCATTATTAATATCGTTGCCTCTTCGGCAGCGGCATTCATTCTGGCACGTCGGGAAACCAAACTATCCGGCACGATCTACATGTATTTCTTCATGGGACTGATTGCACCAATGTCGATTATTACGACCATACGGGTTGTACAGGGATTGGGATTCTACGGCAGCATCACAAGTGTTATCCTGATCTACGCCGCGTTAAATACAGCCTTCAGTGTATTCTTGTATAGTGGATTCATCAAAACCATTCCACGAGCGCTGGACGAAGTGGCATTTCTGGAAGGAGCAAGTGTGTTCGGGGTGTTCTTCCGCATCGTCACACCGCTCATCCTGCCCGTTAACGCAACGGTAGCCATCATGGTGTTCATGTCCGTCTGGAATGACATCACGATTCCTGTGTACTTCCTGACAGACAGTTCCACATGGACGATGCCACTGTCGATCTACAATTTCTACGGCAAATATAGCCGGGACTGGAACCTGATCTTCGCCAATCTCGTGCTTACTTCCCTGCCTGTATTCATCCTTTATCTATTTGGGCAAAAATATATCGTCAGCGGCCTTACTGCCGGTGCAGTTAAAGGTTAA
- the helD gene encoding RNA polymerase recycling motor HelD, with translation MDKTNEWKLEEERLVQVRNKLQARLDELEPKVAGLHEQAAEIRKRFWEEVTINTGSYTDFEDAFYTINQQSRVLAERERGHKLLTQQWKNTKRLLPTPYFGRFDYKEKGMTLTEQIYIGVSSFMDEDGLNFLIYDWRTPIASLYYDHSPGPASYDTPSGRIDGKMELKRQFQIQHGQLQSMFDSTETIGDELLQQVLAKGADSQMKSIVATIQKEQNAIIRDDRSRMLIVQGAAGSGKTSAALQRVAYLLYKHRQTVKADQIVLFSPNPMFTSYISTVLPELGEENMQQTTFQEYLNYWLDSSIRPEDAFDQIEYVLTAQEDPRYEARLEAIKYKASETFLQVLQNYGKWLGREGMRFNGIQFRGREFITADRIKTQFYSLDQNLTLSNRILLLQEWLLRELVSLERLEREADWVQEELNYLDTDEYVEAFRMLHKEKPVFDVAEKYAARDNGNNSAEQDEGAFNFGVREEELLRQKLVKDMFKPLRKSVRKFQFVDVKGIYEQLFVDEAAYRKQTNGAPPPQHWPEICKQTKAMILQNKLFHEDATPYLYVKEMIEGVRTNTEIRYVFVDEGQDYSAFQYEYLKKLFPRARMTVLGDFGQAIFMQATDLAASNSPLVHLYGEGETTLIRLVRSYRSTREIVEFTKCMLPGGEEIRPFERGDQKPLLTRVKDEKMRGAQILADIASLKAEGFDSIAVITKTAAESRDAYERLQSQGGEGLQLITKDTQIFEKGIMVIPVYLAKGVEFDAVLVYDASPVAYSQEYDRKLLYTACTRAMHRLHLYTVSDWSPFVQALPANLYDIKS, from the coding sequence ATGGATAAAACAAACGAATGGAAGTTGGAAGAGGAAAGACTAGTGCAGGTGAGGAACAAGCTTCAGGCACGACTCGACGAGTTAGAACCGAAGGTTGCCGGACTGCATGAACAGGCTGCCGAAATTCGTAAACGGTTCTGGGAAGAAGTAACGATTAATACGGGTTCGTACACGGATTTTGAAGATGCATTCTATACCATTAATCAGCAGTCAAGAGTGTTGGCGGAGAGGGAGCGCGGGCACAAGCTGTTAACACAACAATGGAAAAATACAAAGAGACTGCTTCCAACGCCGTATTTTGGCCGTTTCGACTATAAGGAAAAAGGGATGACATTGACTGAACAGATCTACATCGGTGTATCATCCTTCATGGATGAAGATGGATTGAACTTTCTAATCTATGACTGGCGTACGCCAATTGCGAGTCTGTACTATGATCACTCTCCCGGGCCAGCAAGTTATGACACACCTTCAGGACGAATCGACGGAAAGATGGAGCTCAAGCGTCAATTCCAGATTCAACATGGGCAGCTTCAGAGCATGTTTGATTCAACTGAGACGATTGGTGACGAACTGTTGCAGCAAGTGCTCGCCAAGGGTGCAGACTCACAAATGAAGAGCATTGTAGCAACAATCCAAAAGGAACAAAACGCCATTATCCGTGATGACCGAAGCCGAATGCTTATCGTTCAAGGGGCAGCTGGCAGTGGCAAGACGTCCGCTGCATTACAGCGAGTGGCCTACTTACTATATAAACACCGCCAGACCGTCAAAGCAGATCAAATTGTACTTTTCTCGCCGAATCCGATGTTTACCAGTTATATTTCCACCGTGCTTCCGGAACTTGGCGAAGAGAACATGCAGCAGACCACTTTCCAGGAATATCTGAATTATTGGCTGGATTCCTCCATACGACCAGAGGATGCCTTTGATCAGATTGAATATGTGCTGACAGCCCAAGAAGATCCGCGTTATGAAGCTCGTCTGGAGGCGATTAAGTACAAAGCTTCCGAGACATTCCTGCAAGTGCTCCAAAACTACGGTAAGTGGCTGGGGCGGGAGGGCATGCGGTTCAACGGCATTCAATTTCGGGGACGTGAATTCATCACTGCGGACCGAATTAAGACTCAATTTTACAGTTTGGATCAAAATCTTACCTTGTCCAACCGTATTCTTCTTTTGCAGGAATGGTTGCTGAGAGAACTTGTTTCGCTGGAACGTCTGGAACGGGAAGCAGACTGGGTTCAGGAGGAATTGAATTATCTGGACACGGATGAGTATGTGGAAGCTTTCCGCATGCTGCACAAAGAAAAGCCTGTGTTCGATGTGGCGGAAAAATACGCAGCTCGAGATAACGGTAATAACAGCGCAGAGCAAGATGAGGGTGCCTTTAACTTTGGAGTGCGGGAAGAGGAGTTGCTTCGTCAGAAACTGGTGAAAGACATGTTTAAACCTTTAAGAAAGAGTGTGCGGAAATTCCAGTTCGTGGATGTGAAAGGGATATACGAACAACTATTTGTAGATGAAGCCGCTTATCGGAAACAAACGAATGGGGCACCCCCCCCACAGCACTGGCCTGAGATTTGTAAACAGACCAAGGCCATGATCCTTCAGAACAAGCTTTTCCATGAAGATGCTACTCCGTATTTATATGTAAAAGAGATGATCGAAGGCGTCCGGACGAACACAGAGATTCGTTATGTCTTTGTCGATGAAGGCCAGGATTATTCAGCGTTTCAATACGAATATCTCAAGAAACTGTTTCCTCGTGCCCGCATGACGGTGCTGGGGGATTTCGGGCAGGCGATTTTTATGCAGGCTACGGATTTGGCAGCATCCAACTCGCCACTGGTTCACCTTTACGGAGAAGGCGAAACTACATTGATCCGGCTGGTACGCAGTTATCGTTCAACCAGAGAGATTGTTGAATTCACGAAATGCATGCTACCAGGGGGAGAAGAGATCAGACCGTTTGAAAGGGGAGATCAGAAGCCTCTTTTAACAAGAGTGAAGGACGAAAAGATGCGTGGTGCGCAGATTCTCGCAGACATCGCCTCGCTTAAGGCTGAGGGGTTTGATTCCATCGCTGTGATTACGAAGACCGCGGCTGAAAGCCGTGACGCCTATGAAAGGTTGCAAAGTCAAGGCGGCGAAGGGTTACAGCTCATAACAAAGGACACACAGATTTTCGAAAAAGGAATCATGGTTATTCCTGTGTACCTCGCGAAAGGCGTTGAGTTCGATGCTGTCCTGGTCTATGATGCTTCACCCGTTGCTTACAGCCAGGAATATGATCGTAAGCTTCTGTATACGGCATGCACACGGGCCATGCACCGACTTCATCTATATACTGTGAGTGACTGGTCACCATTTGTGCAGGCGTTACCTGCGAATCTATATGACATAAAATCATAA
- a CDS encoding helix-turn-helix domain-containing protein, whose product MNIEPVEDRCPVEFAVNMIGGKWKLLIINRLIRHSTIRFNELQKMLDPITHRTLTRQLRELEEAGLINRVTHPVVPPKVEYSLTEKGQSLTSILFQLGDWGSKYM is encoded by the coding sequence ATGAATATAGAACCTGTGGAGGACCGGTGTCCTGTTGAGTTTGCAGTCAATATGATTGGTGGGAAATGGAAGTTATTAATTATAAATCGTCTCATCCGCCATTCAACAATTCGATTCAATGAATTACAGAAAATGCTTGACCCCATTACGCATCGCACGTTAACCAGGCAATTACGAGAACTTGAAGAAGCTGGTTTGATAAACCGTGTTACCCACCCTGTAGTTCCGCCTAAAGTCGAATATTCCCTTACAGAAAAAGGACAAAGCCTGACTTCTATCTTGTTTCAGCTAGGTGATTGGGGATCGAAATATATGTAA
- a CDS encoding SDR family oxidoreductase: MTQNDRFLVYGASGSQGGAVAQLLVQHGCEVRTITRNEATAKTLKEQNIEAFIGDLSDVEQLHTAHEGVSKVFLNLPVEFNPDKIRQYTKNAIDAAIQANVKLIVVNTGTYVPDPITHSKGIELKREVIHELQQSGLPYIIVEPIVYLENFLIPGILNNGVLAYPVPADKPISWISLNDAAQFHYYALTHSELAGSIIPAPGLEALTGAQLAEQFSAVLGEKISFMSLPFDHFEAAIQPLLGSETAAGLKGLYQWIDGHTDLLPRFQELDDNIKANLKLTKISDWIHQTMIKQ, translated from the coding sequence ATGACACAGAATGATCGATTTTTAGTATATGGGGCATCGGGCTCCCAAGGCGGCGCTGTCGCTCAATTACTCGTTCAACACGGTTGTGAAGTTCGCACGATTACTCGAAATGAGGCAACAGCCAAAACACTAAAGGAACAAAACATTGAAGCTTTCATCGGGGATCTATCAGATGTGGAACAGCTTCATACGGCGCATGAAGGTGTAAGTAAAGTATTCCTGAACCTGCCGGTGGAGTTCAACCCGGATAAGATCAGACAATATACCAAAAATGCAATTGATGCTGCTATACAGGCAAACGTTAAATTGATTGTAGTTAACACGGGTACCTATGTTCCTGACCCTATCACCCATTCCAAAGGAATTGAATTGAAACGTGAAGTTATCCATGAATTGCAGCAAAGTGGTCTTCCATATATCATTGTGGAACCCATTGTATACTTGGAAAACTTCCTGATTCCCGGAATACTGAACAATGGCGTTTTGGCCTACCCGGTACCAGCAGACAAGCCGATCTCCTGGATTAGCTTAAACGATGCAGCTCAATTCCACTATTATGCCTTGACTCATTCGGAATTGGCAGGAAGCATTATCCCTGCACCCGGATTAGAAGCCCTGACAGGTGCACAATTAGCGGAACAATTCAGTGCTGTATTAGGTGAAAAGATCAGCTTCATGTCTCTACCTTTTGATCATTTTGAAGCAGCGATTCAGCCTTTGTTGGGAAGTGAGACAGCAGCAGGTCTTAAAGGATTGTACCAATGGATTGATGGGCATACAGATCTTCTTCCACGGTTTCAAGAGTTGGATGATAACATCAAAGCCAATCTTAAATTAACCAAAATAAGCGATTGGATTCATCAAACAATGATTAAACAATAG
- a CDS encoding aldo/keto reductase, with protein MEYTKLGNTGLDVSRFCLGCMGFGDASKWVHEWVLNEENSRPVIKKALDLGINFFDTANIYSLGTSEEYLGRALKDYANRDEVVIATKVHGQMHQGPNGSGLSRKAILSEIDKSLKRLETDYVDLYIIHRWDYNTPIEETMETLHDVVKSGKVRYIGASAMFAWQFQKALHVAEKNGWSKFVSMQNHLNLIYREEEREMLPLCKEEKIGVTPYSPLASGRLTRDWSVSTLRSETDKIQKSKYNATSDADRLVVERVASIAEKYGVPRTHIALSWLLQKDTVAAPIIGATKISHLEDAVGALSVKLTSEDVSFLEEPYVPHPVVGAQ; from the coding sequence ATGGAATATACAAAACTTGGTAACACAGGCTTGGACGTATCTCGATTTTGCCTGGGATGTATGGGATTTGGGGATGCCAGTAAATGGGTTCATGAATGGGTACTGAATGAAGAAAATTCTCGCCCTGTGATCAAAAAAGCACTGGATCTAGGCATTAATTTCTTCGATACAGCGAATATATATTCCCTGGGTACGAGCGAGGAGTATCTTGGTCGGGCGTTAAAAGATTATGCAAATCGCGATGAGGTTGTCATTGCTACCAAAGTACACGGACAAATGCATCAAGGACCCAACGGTTCTGGCCTTTCCAGAAAAGCCATCCTGAGTGAGATTGATAAAAGCCTGAAACGATTGGAAACCGATTATGTAGATCTCTATATCATTCATCGTTGGGACTACAATACGCCTATTGAAGAAACCATGGAAACCTTACACGATGTGGTGAAGTCCGGTAAAGTAAGATATATTGGGGCTTCAGCCATGTTCGCTTGGCAGTTCCAAAAAGCATTACATGTAGCAGAGAAAAATGGTTGGAGCAAGTTTGTCTCCATGCAAAACCACTTGAACCTCATCTACCGTGAAGAGGAACGTGAAATGTTGCCTTTATGCAAGGAAGAGAAGATTGGTGTAACTCCCTATAGTCCTCTTGCTTCAGGCAGATTAACCCGTGACTGGTCCGTATCGACACTCCGATCAGAGACAGACAAAATTCAGAAATCCAAGTACAATGCGACAAGTGATGCGGATCGGCTTGTTGTTGAACGAGTTGCATCCATTGCAGAAAAATACGGTGTCCCTCGCACACACATTGCACTTTCGTGGTTGCTGCAAAAAGACACTGTAGCGGCACCAATTATCGGTGCCACCAAAATATCGCATCTGGAAGATGCGGTAGGTGCTCTTTCTGTTAAGTTGACCTCAGAAGACGTCTCATTCCTTGAAGAGCCCTATGTACCTCACCCTGTAGTAGGTGCTCAATAA
- a CDS encoding iron chaperone has translation METFAEFIARIDNPEHQARTEEVLNWVTEKFPNLKQKIAWNQPMFTDHDTFIIGFSVSKQHLAVAPEKAGINRFSEEITQAGYDHTKELVRMKWKQEIDFSLLERMIEFNIADKAECSIFWRK, from the coding sequence ATGGAGACCTTTGCAGAATTTATAGCACGCATCGATAACCCGGAACACCAGGCACGAACGGAAGAAGTTTTGAACTGGGTCACTGAAAAATTCCCGAATTTAAAGCAAAAAATAGCCTGGAATCAACCTATGTTTACCGACCATGATACCTTTATCATTGGCTTTAGTGTATCCAAGCAACATTTGGCTGTTGCTCCCGAGAAGGCAGGAATTAATCGTTTTTCGGAAGAGATCACTCAGGCGGGGTATGATCACACCAAAGAGTTGGTGCGGATGAAGTGGAAACAGGAGATTGATTTTTCTTTACTTGAGCGAATGATTGAGTTTAATATAGCGGATAAGGCAGAATGTTCAATATTCTGGCGCAAATAA
- a CDS encoding HIT family protein, translating into MTVSFSHQPEGYECPFCRIWGIERPDQGTKQRDIIYQNEKVTAFIAGKWWPNNKGHVLIVPNQHFENIFELPAEYAVEIHHAAQLTAFAMKSTYGCDGISTRQHNELAGNQDVWHYHLHVYPRYVNDQLYLSNGSQSDPDERALYADKLRSWIKENI; encoded by the coding sequence ATGACAGTATCATTTTCACATCAGCCTGAAGGGTACGAATGTCCATTTTGTCGTATTTGGGGTATCGAGCGACCTGATCAGGGAACAAAACAAAGGGATATCATCTATCAGAATGAAAAGGTAACGGCATTTATAGCAGGCAAATGGTGGCCAAACAATAAAGGACATGTCCTTATTGTTCCGAATCAACATTTCGAGAACATCTTTGAACTCCCCGCCGAATACGCTGTTGAAATTCACCACGCGGCTCAGCTTACAGCATTTGCAATGAAAAGTACATATGGATGTGATGGGATTTCGACACGGCAACATAATGAACTCGCTGGCAATCAAGACGTGTGGCATTATCATCTGCATGTTTACCCTAGATACGTGAATGATCAACTGTATCTGTCAAATGGTTCTCAATCCGATCCAGATGAACGCGCTCTCTATGCGGATAAGTTGCGTTCTTGGATAAAGGAAAATATCTAA
- a CDS encoding MerR family transcriptional regulator encodes MTYSIGEVAKKLDLTVYTLRYYDKEGLMPFVERTTSGTRLFKDSDIDFLKIIQCLKLTGMPIKDIKDFIEWCSEGDSSLKQRYDMFTERKAIVEAQMEELRRTMEVIEHKRSYYETALKAGTEEIHKIKPMENAITN; translated from the coding sequence ATGACCTATTCAATCGGTGAAGTTGCCAAAAAATTAGACCTTACGGTATATACATTGCGTTACTACGACAAGGAAGGACTCATGCCTTTTGTGGAACGTACCACGAGTGGAACACGTTTGTTCAAAGACTCCGACATTGACTTTTTAAAGATCATCCAATGTCTGAAGCTGACCGGCATGCCTATTAAAGACATTAAGGACTTTATTGAATGGTGCTCTGAAGGGGACTCCTCGCTGAAGCAAAGATATGACATGTTTACGGAGCGAAAAGCTATTGTGGAAGCACAAATGGAGGAACTAAGAAGAACCATGGAAGTCATCGAGCACAAACGCTCCTACTACGAAACAGCTTTGAAGGCTGGGACCGAAGAGATTCATAAAATTAAACCGATGGAAAATGCCATCACCAATTGA